In Pochonia chlamydosporia 170 chromosome 3, whole genome shotgun sequence, the following are encoded in one genomic region:
- a CDS encoding conserved fungal protein (similar to Metarhizium acridum CQMa 102 XP_007807684.1), which translates to MLAIVRASLRPRPIRSLSIPCALHQPSRWFSHSLSRLVGEASSPPKLTYPDPPTANHSDLDSFISYARRTGLDEKSTVYVGTHYEYKVSRALSQYGFHLKRIGGASDYGTDLVGTWTLPSSSTAPLRVLVQCKAGTQRVGPQHIRELEGAFVGAPVGWRGTGVLGVLASERPATKGVRDSLGRSKWPMVYMCCSKEGAVSQMVWNQCAEELGLEEYGVSIRRGDDVEALVLLRNGRVVPLLEEK; encoded by the coding sequence ATGTTGGCCATTGTGCGCGCATCTTTACGACCACGGCCAATTCGTTCACTCAGTATTCCATGCGCACTACATCAACCGTCACGATGGTTCAGTCACAGCCTATCCCGCCTAGTTGGTGAAGCATCATCACCTCCGAAACTCACATATCCAGATCCCCCAACTGCAAACCACTCAGACCTCGATTCATTCATCTCCTACGCCCGTCGAACCGGCCTGGACGAAAAGTCCACCGTCTACGTCGGCACCCACTACGAGTACAAAGTGTCTCGCGCCCTCTCCCAATACGGATTCCATTTGAAACGGATAGGCGGTGCATCAGACTACGGCACAGACTTGGTCGGCACTTGGACActcccatcttcatccactGCACCATTACGAGTCCTAGTGCAGTGCAAAGCTGGCACTCAACGTGTTGGGCCACAGCACATCCGTGAGCTGGAAGGGGCATTTGTAGGCGCCCCTGTTGGATGGAGAGGAACCGGCGTGCTGGGCGTGCTGGCTAGTGAGCGGCCTGCGACGAAGGGTGTTCGCGATTCCCTGGGAAGAAGTAAGTGGCCCATGGTGTATATGTGCTGCTCGAAAGAGGGAGCTGTGTCGCAAATGGTTTGGAACCAGTGTGCGGAGGAGCTGGGGTTAGAGGAGTATGGAGTTTCGATTAGacgtggtgatgatgtggaggcgttggtgttgttgagaaaTGGGAGAGTGGTGCCGTTGTTGGAGGAGAAGTGA